The following proteins come from a genomic window of Pyxidicoccus sp. MSG2:
- a CDS encoding phosphopantetheine-binding protein, producing MSNDPPSTPLMQRLSGYWRELLGVEVVRPEDHFLEVGGNSLMATMLANRIEKDLDVQLSMVDLFNTLEHVAALCEEQLREQGRSVPAV from the coding sequence GTGAGCAACGACCCACCCAGCACCCCGCTGATGCAGCGGCTGTCCGGCTACTGGCGAGAGCTGCTCGGGGTGGAGGTCGTCCGCCCGGAGGACCACTTCCTGGAGGTGGGGGGCAACTCGCTGATGGCGACGATGCTCGCCAACCGCATCGAGAAGGACCTGGACGTCCAGCTTTCGATGGTGGACCTGTTCAACACGCTGGAGCACGTGGCCGCGCTTTGCGAGGAGCAGCTTCGCGAGCAGGGCCGTTCCGTGCCGGCGGTTTGA
- a CDS encoding AMP-binding protein, translated as MAGGIGRGPAQEMGTLYRSRGWWRDETVLDDLRRAIQAHPDKLAIVAARYFAKDVTKLTYAELGRYTERFAGALLELGVGRGQLVAVQLPNWWQFTALALACARIGAVIAPIPPDYRRREVEFILGRTEASVYVGPASWTGHSHRDMARELARALPTLKHRILIGLDTQTPREDGELDFDTHFIQRHWEDERPKSVLDALSARADDLCNVLYTSGTTGEPKGVIHSHNTNYGITRALSDTLGLGNDDVVSLPSLLTASSGFTYLYLMPVLLGATAVYMDVGDPELTLRLIEEQRVTFMYGIPTYIMNVIAAKRKHGRDTSSLRRLATGSIPVPPHLIAAVREDFGVQLHTLWGMTENGAVTITRREDPPEWPSSSDGRPVEWMEVKVVPALAEDGTPYPEGTGRLLVRGASQCLGYFKREDIYSACVDADGWFDTGDLARDDGRGGIRIVGRLKDVIFRYGQKIPVVEVESALYSHPKVKEVAVVGHSDDRIGGERVCAVVVPREDAPTLAELRNHLKGLGMSNQYWPDRLEVVAEMPKTPSGKIRKYLLRERLKELSAAKPS; from the coding sequence ATGGCGGGAGGTATCGGCAGGGGCCCGGCGCAGGAGATGGGAACGCTGTATCGGAGTCGTGGTTGGTGGCGTGACGAGACGGTGCTCGACGATTTGCGCCGTGCCATCCAGGCCCATCCGGACAAGCTGGCCATAGTGGCTGCCCGCTACTTCGCGAAGGATGTCACGAAGCTGACATACGCGGAGCTGGGCCGATACACGGAGCGTTTCGCGGGCGCACTGCTGGAGTTGGGCGTGGGGCGCGGGCAGTTGGTGGCGGTGCAGCTTCCGAATTGGTGGCAATTTACAGCGCTGGCGCTGGCGTGTGCGCGCATCGGCGCCGTCATCGCGCCCATTCCCCCGGACTACCGGCGCCGAGAGGTGGAGTTCATCCTCGGCAGGACGGAGGCGTCCGTCTACGTCGGGCCGGCGAGCTGGACGGGCCACTCGCACCGGGACATGGCCCGGGAATTGGCGCGCGCGCTGCCGACACTGAAACATCGCATCCTCATCGGACTGGATACCCAGACACCGCGTGAAGACGGCGAGCTGGATTTCGATACGCACTTCATCCAGCGGCACTGGGAGGACGAGCGCCCGAAGAGTGTGCTGGACGCGCTGTCGGCGCGCGCGGACGACCTCTGCAACGTGCTCTACACGTCTGGGACGACGGGCGAGCCCAAGGGCGTCATCCACTCCCACAACACGAACTACGGCATCACCCGCGCACTCAGTGACACGCTGGGTCTGGGGAACGATGACGTGGTGTCCCTGCCGTCGTTGCTCACCGCGTCGAGCGGCTTCACGTATCTCTACCTGATGCCCGTCCTCCTGGGGGCCACCGCCGTCTACATGGACGTGGGGGACCCGGAGCTCACGCTGCGGCTCATCGAGGAGCAGCGCGTCACGTTCATGTATGGGATTCCCACGTACATCATGAATGTGATTGCCGCGAAGCGTAAACACGGGCGCGACACATCGTCGCTCCGGCGGCTCGCCACGGGCTCCATCCCCGTCCCGCCGCACCTCATCGCCGCGGTGCGTGAGGACTTCGGTGTTCAATTGCACACGCTCTGGGGCATGACGGAGAACGGCGCGGTGACGATTACGCGCCGTGAGGACCCGCCCGAGTGGCCGTCGAGCAGCGACGGGCGACCCGTGGAGTGGATGGAGGTGAAGGTCGTCCCCGCACTGGCCGAGGATGGCACGCCCTACCCGGAGGGGACGGGCCGGCTGCTGGTGCGCGGCGCCAGCCAGTGCCTGGGCTACTTCAAGCGCGAGGACATCTACTCCGCGTGCGTGGATGCGGACGGCTGGTTCGACACCGGAGACCTCGCGCGGGATGACGGGCGGGGCGGCATCCGCATCGTCGGGCGGCTCAAGGACGTCATCTTCCGCTACGGCCAGAAGATTCCCGTCGTCGAGGTGGAGTCAGCGCTCTACTCCCACCCGAAGGTGAAGGAAGTGGCCGTCGTCGGCCACTCCGACGACCGCATTGGCGGCGAGCGGGTGTGCGCGGTGGTGGTGCCTCGCGAGGACGCGCCGACGCTGGCCGAGCTGCGAAACCACCTGAAGGGGCTCGGCATGTCCAACCAGTACTGGCCGGACCGCCTGGAGGTCGTCGCGGAGATGCCGAAGACGCCCTCGGGGAAGATCCGCAAGTACCTGTTGAGGGAGCGCCTGAAGGAGCTGTCCGCAGCGAAGCCTAGCTGA
- a CDS encoding transketolase — translation MAQAPLEERARRIRRTIVRLAATSTGCHLGGSLSVVDILVALLGRVMKVDPSAPRAEVRDHLILSKGHAAAGLYAALAEFGFIDVEELVRSYNAEGSHFTGHVSAKVPGVDFPTGSLGHGIGLGVGLALGHRMRQRPNRIYVVCGDGEMGEGSNWEALQIAAHHRLRNLTVIVDRNGGQNDGPTESILSQKALGERLRAFGLQTSEVDGHDLNALCTALETPGDGPRALVANTQKGAGVPMLRGKGPHYAVFSADHLKRALASLGEVAS, via the coding sequence ATGGCCCAGGCACCCCTCGAGGAGCGCGCGCGTCGCATCCGCCGGACCATCGTCCGGCTCGCGGCGACGTCCACCGGCTGCCACCTCGGCGGCTCGCTGTCCGTGGTGGACATCCTCGTGGCGTTGCTCGGCCGCGTCATGAAGGTGGACCCGAGCGCCCCGCGCGCCGAGGTGAGAGACCACCTCATCCTGTCCAAGGGCCATGCGGCCGCCGGGCTCTACGCCGCGCTGGCGGAGTTCGGCTTCATCGACGTCGAAGAGCTGGTGCGCAGCTACAACGCGGAGGGCAGCCACTTCACCGGCCACGTGAGCGCGAAGGTGCCGGGGGTGGACTTCCCCACGGGCAGCCTCGGGCACGGAATCGGCCTGGGCGTCGGGCTGGCGCTGGGCCACCGGATGCGGCAGCGGCCCAACCGCATCTACGTCGTCTGCGGTGACGGGGAGATGGGCGAGGGCTCGAACTGGGAGGCGCTGCAGATCGCGGCCCACCACCGGCTGCGGAACCTCACCGTCATCGTGGACCGCAACGGCGGGCAGAACGACGGGCCCACGGAATCCATCCTGTCGCAGAAGGCGCTCGGCGAGCGGCTGCGCGCCTTCGGCCTGCAGACGTCCGAGGTGGACGGGCACGACCTGAATGCGCTCTGTACCGCGCTGGAGACCCCTGGCGACGGGCCCCGCGCCCTCGTCGCCAACACGCAGAAGGGCGCGGGCGTGCCCATGCTGCGCGGCAAGGGCCCGCACTATGCCGTCTTCAGCGCGGACCACCTGAAGCGCGCGCTCGCATCCCTCGGCGAGGTGGCCTCGTGA
- a CDS encoding transketolase family protein, with protein MTAPAQGGADLAVAPEAWLKENPTLSNRQVFRHALARFADDDARIVLLEADLAGGGDAFEARHPDRFLNLGICEATMIDAACGMAAAGQVVFAHTFAAFGAMRACEQVRLGMAYGRANVKLVCDYGGLSGAFFGPTHHAIEDLAILRSMPGMTVVSPADALETVQAIRALVDFEGPVYLRLGRNRVSRLDVPRPDFQIGRAACLREGDDVGLVAHGDVGVSVALEAAGLLEAQGVSARVLNMHTLKPLDEAALRETVERTQWLFTVEEHSVVGGLGGAVCESVCALGLGARVVRVGIQDRYDPTAGSHEELLKRHGIDGASLAEQILHALPRPRRAALKPALRRG; from the coding sequence GTGACGGCCCCCGCGCAGGGCGGCGCGGACCTGGCCGTGGCACCGGAGGCGTGGCTGAAGGAGAACCCCACCCTGTCCAACCGGCAGGTGTTCCGGCACGCGCTGGCGCGCTTCGCGGACGACGACGCGCGCATCGTCCTGCTGGAGGCGGACCTGGCGGGCGGAGGCGATGCATTCGAAGCGCGCCACCCCGACCGCTTCCTCAACCTGGGCATCTGCGAGGCGACGATGATCGACGCGGCGTGTGGCATGGCCGCCGCCGGACAGGTCGTCTTCGCCCACACCTTCGCGGCCTTCGGGGCGATGCGCGCGTGCGAGCAGGTGCGGCTCGGCATGGCCTACGGGCGAGCCAACGTGAAGCTCGTCTGCGACTACGGCGGGCTGTCCGGCGCGTTCTTCGGCCCCACGCACCACGCCATCGAAGACCTGGCCATTCTCCGGTCCATGCCGGGAATGACGGTGGTGTCCCCCGCGGACGCCCTGGAGACGGTGCAGGCCATCCGCGCGCTCGTGGACTTCGAGGGCCCGGTGTACCTGCGGCTCGGCCGCAACCGCGTGAGCCGGCTGGACGTGCCCCGCCCCGACTTCCAGATCGGCCGGGCCGCGTGCCTGCGCGAGGGCGACGACGTGGGCCTCGTCGCCCACGGCGACGTCGGCGTCTCCGTGGCGCTGGAGGCGGCCGGGCTGCTGGAGGCGCAGGGTGTATCGGCGCGCGTGCTCAACATGCACACCCTCAAGCCGCTCGATGAGGCGGCGCTCCGGGAGACGGTGGAGCGCACGCAGTGGCTCTTCACGGTGGAGGAGCACTCCGTCGTGGGAGGCCTTGGCGGAGCGGTATGCGAGAGTGTCTGCGCGCTGGGGCTGGGCGCGCGAGTGGTCCGCGTCGGCATCCAGGACCGCTACGACCCCACGGCCGGCTCGCACGAGGAATTGCTCAAGCGTCACGGGATTGATGGGGCCAGCCTGGCCGAACAGATTCTGCACGCACTGCCGCGCCCGCGCCGGGCGGCTCTGAAACCTGCCCTCAGGAGGGGATGA
- the lysW gene encoding lysine biosynthesis protein LysW encodes MQPQKLESVGVNECPTCAAPITGDRFQVGEVVTCGGCSAELEVVGLAPLRFAEAPEVEEDWGE; translated from the coding sequence ATGCAGCCGCAGAAGCTCGAGAGCGTCGGAGTCAACGAGTGCCCTACGTGCGCCGCCCCCATCACCGGGGACCGGTTCCAGGTGGGTGAAGTCGTCACGTGCGGAGGCTGCTCGGCCGAGCTGGAGGTGGTGGGCCTGGCCCCGCTGCGCTTCGCCGAAGCGCCGGAAGTGGAAGAAGACTGGGGCGAGTGA
- a CDS encoding RimK family alpha-L-glutamate ligase has protein sequence MSPVMKVNLVYTRLRTEERMIADALRARGCAVDSHADAGLVLSLDRERWGDGAPVLMRSMSFTRARYLASILEVKGSRVLNSAHAIATCGDKALTTLALAAKDVPMPWSFLGFEEQASVAEVDRRGYPSVTKPVTGSWGRMVARMDSKSAAEGLMSMRFEMGGAADHVALVQQYIDKPGYDLRVYVMGKAVGGIRRRSEHWITNTARGAMPERYDVPPSHAKLAERAAQAVGGDILAVDLLETRDGKVLVNEINHCVEFARSIEVTGIPLPELMADYVLGVLR, from the coding sequence GTGAGCCCGGTCATGAAGGTCAACCTCGTCTACACGCGCCTGCGCACCGAGGAACGGATGATCGCCGACGCGCTGCGAGCGCGCGGCTGCGCCGTGGACTCGCACGCGGACGCGGGGCTGGTGCTGTCGCTGGACCGGGAGCGCTGGGGTGACGGCGCGCCCGTGCTCATGCGCAGCATGTCCTTCACACGCGCGCGCTACCTCGCCTCCATCCTGGAGGTGAAGGGCTCGCGCGTGCTGAACAGCGCGCACGCCATCGCCACGTGTGGAGACAAGGCGCTCACCACGCTGGCGCTGGCCGCGAAGGACGTGCCCATGCCCTGGTCCTTCCTCGGCTTCGAGGAGCAGGCCAGCGTGGCCGAGGTGGACCGCCGGGGCTACCCCTCGGTGACGAAGCCGGTGACGGGCTCGTGGGGCCGCATGGTGGCACGCATGGACAGCAAGAGCGCGGCCGAGGGGCTCATGTCCATGCGCTTCGAGATGGGCGGCGCGGCGGACCACGTCGCGCTCGTGCAGCAGTACATCGACAAGCCGGGCTATGACTTGCGCGTCTACGTCATGGGCAAGGCCGTGGGCGGCATCCGCCGCCGCTCGGAGCACTGGATTACCAACACCGCGCGCGGCGCCATGCCCGAGCGGTACGACGTTCCGCCCTCCCACGCGAAGCTCGCCGAGCGCGCGGCCCAGGCGGTGGGTGGCGACATCCTCGCCGTGGACCTGCTGGAGACGCGGGACGGCAAGGTGCTGGTGAATGAAATCAACCACTGCGTGGAGTTCGCGCGCAGCATCGAAGTCACGGGCATTCCCCTCCCGGAGCTGATGGCGGACTACGTCCTCGGGGTGCTGCGATGA
- the argC gene encoding N-acetyl-gamma-glutamyl-phosphate reductase, with protein sequence MTRVAVLGASGYTGGEVLRLLLTHPGVEVVQATSDQFAGKRLDYPHPHLRGLGALRFVPHEQLGPCDVLLSCMPQGGLLQRWPRVSELAGRVVDLSADFRLEDAEHARWYRKHPRPANAPEFVYGLPEWTADTLPNARLVAVPGCMAHAALLALLPLVRAGLVKPDIIVDAKTGSSGGGATPDRASHHPERASALRCYKPVGHRHTGELEGITARLTGQRPTIHFSATAIPSVRGVLATVHAFAARPLDESEPLRALASTYRDKPFVHVLRPNASASPFPEPGPLLGTNHCDLAVDVDTERGRIVVNAALDNLVKGAAGTAVHVLNLMLGRPETEGLGFRGLHPL encoded by the coding sequence ATGACGCGCGTCGCGGTGCTGGGGGCCAGCGGCTACACGGGCGGCGAGGTGCTGCGGCTCCTGCTGACCCACCCTGGCGTGGAGGTGGTGCAGGCCACGTCCGACCAGTTCGCGGGCAAGCGGCTGGACTATCCCCACCCGCACCTGCGCGGCCTGGGCGCGCTGCGCTTCGTGCCGCACGAGCAACTGGGGCCGTGCGACGTCCTGCTGAGCTGCATGCCGCAGGGCGGACTCTTGCAGCGCTGGCCGCGCGTGAGCGAGCTGGCGGGCCGCGTCGTGGACCTCAGCGCGGACTTCCGGCTGGAGGACGCCGAGCACGCGCGCTGGTACCGCAAGCACCCGCGCCCCGCCAACGCGCCGGAGTTCGTCTACGGCCTGCCGGAGTGGACGGCCGACACGCTCCCGAACGCGCGCCTCGTCGCGGTGCCCGGCTGCATGGCGCACGCGGCGCTGCTGGCCCTGCTGCCGCTGGTGCGCGCGGGGCTGGTAAAGCCAGACATCATCGTCGACGCGAAGACGGGCTCCTCGGGCGGCGGTGCCACGCCGGACCGCGCGTCCCACCATCCGGAGCGCGCCTCCGCGCTGCGCTGCTACAAGCCGGTGGGCCACCGTCACACGGGCGAGCTGGAGGGCATCACCGCGCGCCTCACCGGCCAGCGCCCCACCATCCACTTCAGCGCCACGGCCATCCCCAGCGTGCGCGGCGTGCTGGCCACGGTGCACGCCTTCGCCGCGCGCCCCCTGGACGAGTCCGAGCCGCTGCGCGCCCTGGCCTCCACCTACCGGGACAAGCCCTTCGTCCACGTGCTGCGGCCCAACGCGAGCGCATCCCCCTTCCCCGAGCCGGGCCCGCTGCTGGGCACCAACCACTGCGACCTGGCCGTGGACGTGGACACCGAGCGCGGCCGCATCGTCGTGAATGCCGCGCTGGACAACCTGGTGAAGGGCGCGGCCGGCACCGCCGTGCACGTCCTCAACCTGATGCTTGGCAGACCCGAGACGGAAGGCCTCGGCTTCCGCGGCCTCCACCCCCTCTGA
- a CDS encoding family 3 encapsulin nanocompartment shell protein, whose amino-acid sequence MSTLSPEPTPLSPGAVFAAAVKKDGTKARAQFSTTITEDFPGFKRRPRVAVRALFKVKPSDKPQARYWYETHPTVAPGAHVQDVTLRPEAGFEFHFDQQPLRPTTGWIQVPPNLLDDPEALAQFIDFRLLVRLCTAENQALTIGKGGDRVRGILETPGVTRLPARKDPVSSLLAACAEVEQMGGSADGILINSVDYYQYLLGQNGLLAELSAMGIRICRTRMVSQGTVVVGDFTAGATIYDSGRSEIRFAEPPPGIFPREGLAVCGEIYEALAVHLPTHFFLAALRP is encoded by the coding sequence ATGAGCACGCTGTCCCCGGAGCCTACCCCCCTGTCGCCCGGCGCCGTCTTCGCCGCCGCCGTGAAGAAGGACGGCACGAAGGCGCGTGCCCAGTTCTCCACCACCATCACCGAGGACTTCCCGGGCTTCAAGCGCCGCCCCCGCGTGGCCGTGCGTGCCCTCTTCAAGGTGAAGCCGTCCGACAAGCCGCAGGCCCGCTACTGGTACGAGACGCACCCCACCGTCGCTCCCGGCGCCCACGTGCAGGACGTGACGCTGCGCCCGGAGGCCGGGTTCGAGTTCCACTTCGACCAGCAGCCGCTGCGGCCCACCACGGGCTGGATTCAGGTGCCGCCCAACCTGCTGGACGACCCGGAGGCGCTGGCGCAGTTCATCGACTTCCGCCTGCTGGTGCGCCTGTGCACGGCGGAGAACCAGGCGCTCACCATCGGCAAGGGTGGAGACCGCGTGCGCGGCATCCTGGAGACGCCGGGCGTCACCCGCCTGCCGGCGCGCAAGGACCCCGTGTCCTCGCTGCTCGCCGCGTGCGCCGAGGTAGAGCAGATGGGCGGCTCGGCGGACGGCATCCTCATCAACTCGGTGGACTACTACCAGTACCTCCTCGGGCAGAACGGCCTGCTGGCGGAGCTGTCCGCCATGGGCATCCGCATCTGCCGCACGCGCATGGTTTCGCAGGGCACCGTCGTGGTCGGTGACTTCACCGCGGGCGCCACCATCTACGACTCCGGCCGCTCCGAAATCCGCTTCGCGGAGCCGCCCCCGGGCATCTTCCCGCGCGAGGGCCTGGCGGTCTGCGGCGAAATCTACGAGGCGCTCGCCGTCCACCTGCCCACGCACTTCTTCCTCGCCGCGCTGCGCCCATGA
- a CDS encoding sulfotransferase: protein MSPLTVLYVTGWCRSGSTIIGNVLNEVPGCFHTGELSFLWKNAHGNGSNTLCGCGAQLVDCALWSKVLQQGVASGETPREHAERVVRRQQDTVRTRHTLRVLRQDTPTPALREHAELLAKTYRTISDATGASVIVDSGKFPSEAALLPHVEGIRPYYLHLVRDPRAVAHSWTKTKQYVVPMSAARSTAYWLGFNVGSELVTRRYPERSLFLRYEDFIAEPAATVDSLLSLIGVEHSKNPVHVRTVNLGKNHTVTGNPDRFLSGPTLLRAGDDTWRKELSTRAKAVASALAWPLMGRYRYGRASSPSLHVVHPEPSVNAADSRSDTFGTGTGQ from the coding sequence ATGAGTCCGCTCACCGTCCTCTACGTCACCGGCTGGTGTCGCAGCGGCAGCACCATCATCGGCAACGTGCTCAATGAGGTGCCGGGGTGCTTCCACACCGGGGAGCTGAGCTTCCTGTGGAAGAACGCCCACGGGAACGGCTCCAACACGCTGTGCGGCTGCGGCGCGCAGTTGGTGGACTGCGCGCTCTGGTCCAAGGTGCTCCAGCAGGGCGTGGCATCCGGTGAGACGCCGCGAGAGCACGCCGAGCGCGTGGTGCGACGGCAGCAGGACACGGTGCGCACGCGCCACACGCTGCGCGTGCTGCGGCAGGACACACCCACGCCGGCCCTGCGCGAGCACGCGGAGCTGCTGGCGAAGACGTACCGCACCATCTCCGACGCCACGGGTGCGAGCGTCATCGTGGACAGCGGCAAGTTCCCCTCCGAGGCGGCGCTGCTGCCGCACGTGGAGGGCATCCGCCCGTACTACCTGCACCTGGTGAGGGACCCCCGCGCCGTCGCGCACTCGTGGACGAAGACGAAGCAGTACGTCGTCCCCATGTCCGCGGCGCGCAGCACGGCGTACTGGCTCGGGTTCAACGTCGGCTCCGAGCTCGTCACGCGGCGCTACCCGGAGCGCTCGCTGTTCCTGCGCTACGAGGACTTCATCGCCGAGCCGGCCGCCACCGTGGACAGCCTGCTGTCGCTCATCGGCGTGGAGCACTCGAAGAACCCGGTGCACGTGCGCACCGTCAACCTGGGGAAGAACCACACCGTCACCGGCAACCCGGACCGCTTCCTCAGCGGGCCCACGCTGCTCCGGGCCGGGGATGACACGTGGCGCAAGGAATTGTCCACGAGGGCGAAGGCCGTGGCCTCCGCGCTGGCGTGGCCGCTGATGGGGCGCTACCGCTATGGTCGCGCGTCGTCCCCATCGCTGCACGTCGTGCACCCCGAGCCGTCAGTGAACGCCGCAGACTCCAGGAGTGACACCTTTGGAACTGGGACTGGCCAATAA
- a CDS encoding SDR family oxidoreductase yields the protein MTPLELGLANKVALIAGGSSGLGLAVAEELVKEGAHVAIGARDAEKLARAEASLKALSRGGKVLATPVDLKDHGAAKAWVEDVASKLGGIHITVTNSAGPPPGPATNFSIQAYQDAMNVVTLPAINLALAALPYMKAAHWGRLLLITSETVVRPVARFALSGMSRMGLVGFASALVQELGDCGVTVNVLAPGYTRTPPVERSAGADVEAGLRAMAAHIPMRRVGRADEFAAAAAFLASERASFITGTVQLVDGGASVIG from the coding sequence GTGACACCTTTGGAACTGGGACTGGCCAATAAAGTCGCCCTCATCGCCGGCGGTTCGAGCGGGCTGGGGCTGGCCGTGGCGGAGGAGTTGGTGAAGGAAGGGGCCCACGTCGCCATCGGCGCGCGGGACGCGGAGAAGCTCGCCCGCGCGGAAGCGAGCCTCAAGGCGCTGTCGCGCGGCGGGAAGGTGCTCGCCACCCCCGTGGACCTGAAGGACCATGGCGCCGCGAAGGCGTGGGTGGAGGACGTCGCCAGCAAGCTGGGCGGCATCCACATCACCGTGACGAACAGCGCCGGGCCGCCGCCGGGACCGGCGACGAACTTCAGCATCCAGGCGTACCAGGACGCGATGAACGTGGTGACGCTGCCCGCCATCAACCTGGCCCTGGCGGCGCTGCCGTACATGAAGGCCGCACACTGGGGACGCCTGCTGCTCATCACCTCCGAGACGGTGGTGCGTCCGGTGGCCCGCTTCGCCCTCTCCGGCATGTCGCGCATGGGGCTCGTCGGCTTCGCGTCCGCGCTGGTGCAGGAGCTGGGCGACTGCGGCGTCACCGTCAACGTGCTGGCTCCGGGCTACACGCGCACGCCTCCGGTGGAGCGCTCCGCCGGGGCGGACGTGGAGGCCGGCCTGCGCGCCATGGCCGCGCACATCCCCATGCGCCGGGTGGGCCGGGCGGACGAGTTCGCCGCCGCGGCGGCCTTCCTCGCGAGCGAGCGCGCCTCGTTCATCACCGGCACGGTGCAGCTGGTGGATGGCGGCGCGAGTGTGATCGGATGA
- a CDS encoding [LysW]-aminoadipate kinase, with protein MSATSQPHGGRPPLVVKIGGAAGVDLDNVCADVAELARRGERVVVVNGGSEAGDGLLKALSMERPEAMTASGNVVRLTNAATLRVLTMAWVGDVNKRAVVALLTKGVSGLGLCGADGRVLLARRRPPLKVQDGERTRIDREHLAGEITEVNTRLLGLLLEQGHVPVVCPPAVTEDGTLVNVDADQAAASVATALGARALVMLSNVPGLLEDPKNPATLVRWSDDLGRAMELAGGRMRYKMEAARRALTGGVPVVHVSASRNPRPVLSALTGEAGTKLTLPQAVVDAGA; from the coding sequence ATGAGCGCCACCTCGCAGCCGCACGGTGGGCGCCCCCCGTTGGTGGTGAAGATTGGCGGGGCCGCGGGCGTGGACCTCGACAACGTCTGCGCGGACGTGGCCGAGCTGGCCCGGCGCGGCGAGCGCGTCGTCGTGGTGAATGGCGGCTCGGAGGCGGGGGATGGGCTGCTCAAGGCCCTGTCCATGGAGCGCCCCGAGGCGATGACGGCGTCCGGCAACGTGGTGCGGCTCACCAACGCGGCCACCCTGCGCGTGCTGACGATGGCGTGGGTGGGTGACGTGAACAAGCGCGCCGTCGTGGCACTGCTGACGAAGGGCGTGTCCGGCCTGGGGCTGTGCGGCGCGGACGGGCGCGTGCTGCTCGCGCGGCGCCGGCCTCCCCTGAAGGTTCAGGACGGTGAGCGCACGCGCATCGACCGGGAGCACCTGGCCGGCGAAATCACCGAGGTGAACACGCGACTGCTCGGCCTGCTGCTGGAGCAGGGGCACGTGCCCGTCGTCTGCCCTCCGGCGGTGACGGAGGACGGGACGCTGGTGAATGTGGACGCGGACCAGGCCGCCGCGTCCGTCGCCACGGCGCTCGGAGCGCGGGCGCTGGTGATGCTCTCCAACGTGCCGGGGCTGCTGGAGGACCCGAAGAACCCGGCGACGCTGGTGCGCTGGAGTGATGACCTCGGGCGGGCCATGGAGCTGGCGGGCGGGCGCATGCGCTACAAGATGGAGGCGGCGCGGCGGGCGCTGACGGGCGGCGTGCCCGTCGTCCACGTGAGCGCGTCGCGCAATCCCCGGCCGGTGCTGTCCGCGCTGACGGGCGAGGCCGGCACGAAGCTCACCCTTCCCCAGGCGGTGGTCGATGCGGGCGCGTGA
- a CDS encoding M20/M25/M40 family metallo-hydrolase, with product MRAREQSPDLLRWMVEQYSPSHHEQAFSRALAGRLEQRGWSAHVDEVGNTIASLGDGDTCIALLGHIDTVPGEVPVRLEGSRLFGRGAVDAKGALGAFIEAVELLDAQERAGKRFLLLGCVEEEVAITRGALHLREHYRPDFVVNGEPSGAHAVTVGYKGLTRLELEHRASRRHTASRDYRAPAEHVIEAWNALRRRCDGWNEGRTLFEQDLPSLTSFHTGTEEAEEWAKASVSIRTGPSCERDALLASLAGVPDVNVHTLSSKGAVSAGQNDALTRAFKQALRERGVRPTLRLKTGTSDWNTVASAWQVPIVAYGPGDSALDHTPNEHIDLAEYEEGIAVLSRVLALLPTKDGTPG from the coding sequence ATGCGGGCGCGTGAGCAGAGCCCGGACCTGCTCCGGTGGATGGTGGAACAGTACAGCCCCAGCCACCACGAGCAGGCCTTCTCGCGCGCGCTGGCGGGCCGCCTGGAGCAGCGCGGCTGGAGTGCCCACGTGGACGAGGTGGGCAACACGATTGCGAGCCTCGGTGACGGGGACACGTGCATCGCGCTGCTCGGCCACATCGACACGGTGCCTGGCGAGGTGCCCGTGCGGCTGGAGGGCTCACGCCTCTTCGGCCGTGGCGCCGTGGACGCGAAGGGGGCGCTCGGCGCCTTCATCGAGGCCGTCGAGTTGCTGGATGCGCAGGAGCGCGCCGGCAAGCGCTTCCTGCTGCTGGGCTGCGTGGAGGAGGAGGTCGCGATTACACGCGGCGCGCTGCACCTGCGCGAGCACTACCGGCCGGACTTCGTCGTCAACGGCGAGCCGAGCGGCGCGCATGCCGTCACGGTGGGCTACAAGGGGCTCACGCGTCTGGAATTGGAGCACCGCGCGAGCCGGCGTCACACGGCGAGCCGTGACTACCGTGCACCAGCCGAGCACGTCATCGAGGCGTGGAACGCGCTGCGCCGCCGCTGCGATGGGTGGAACGAAGGGCGCACCCTCTTCGAGCAGGACCTGCCGTCGCTGACGTCATTCCACACGGGCACGGAGGAAGCGGAGGAGTGGGCCAAGGCCAGCGTGAGCATCCGCACCGGACCGTCGTGCGAGAGAGACGCGCTGCTCGCGAGCCTGGCCGGAGTGCCGGACGTGAATGTGCATACCCTGTCGAGCAAGGGCGCGGTCAGCGCGGGGCAGAATGACGCCCTCACCCGGGCCTTCAAGCAGGCCCTGCGCGAGCGCGGCGTGCGTCCGACGTTGCGGCTGAAGACGGGCACGTCCGACTGGAACACGGTGGCGTCGGCGTGGCAGGTGCCCATCGTGGCCTACGGCCCCGGGGACTCCGCGCTGGACCACACGCCGAACGAGCACATCGACCTGGCGGAGTACGAGGAGGGCATCGCCGTGCTGTCGCGCGTGCTCGCCCTGCTGCCCACGAAAGACGGGACGCCGGGCTGA